A region of the Peredibacter starrii genome:
CTTACGTTCACGTTTCGATACACGTGCGGAAAATTCCTTGGCCATGGCCTCTCCTTAAACGTCTATATATAAAAGTCAGTTAATTAGTTTAAACCTAGTGAGTCCCAAAGGGCCTTGTAGTCCTGCTTACCTTTTGAATTATTGGTAAACATGAATACTGGCTTCTTCAGAGCAACTGATTCCTGCATGTCCACAAGGTTACGAATGGTCGGAGTCACGTTGAATGACTGGCCAAGTTCCTCAAGACGAATTCTTTCAATTTTTCTTCTTGGGTTAACCATTGAAGGAATGATTGAGAACTCTAGAGCTGGGTTTTCAGTTTCTTTGATGATTTCAAACGTATCCATCAGCTCTTCTAGTCCGTCGATAGAATAGTCTTGAGCTTGAGTTGGAATAAGAATGAGATTTGAAGCAACTAGCGACATGATCAACTCATCACCAAGCATTGGAGGAGTGTCGATTACAACGTAATCAAACATGTCTTCCACTTCTTTAAGACGAAGTTTCATCAAACGCTCTTTGCGGCCGGCGTTCTTACGAACTTCAGATTCAGAAAGAATCAAAAGCTTTGCAAGATTTGCCATGTGACGAGAGCTAGCGATCAACTTGATATTCTTATAGAAATCATAATCGCCTTGAGCATCAGAAAGAATTTCGTCAACTTTCACGTCTCCAATCAACCACTCTGGAATAAGAGTACGTTGAATGTTCACTCCGAGTGTTGAACTTAGATTCGCTTGAGAATCAAGATCGATTGCTAGAACGCGGTGTCCTTGGTTCGCTAAATGACAAACGAGCTGAAAACACTGCATCGTTTTGCCTACGCCACCTTTGTTATTACCAATGGTGATAATTTTCATAACCTTATCTCCTTTAAGAGAGTCCGTGGTCAGTGGTCCTTTAAATGGTCCTATTAATAAAAGTCTAGGAAAGCAGTCACACTTCGTCAAAGGGCCAAGTGAATAAAATTAAATAGTTTTGTGCTGCGCGGCCAAATAAAGTATAATTGGCCCGACGCACAACAGCTAAGCTTGCCCCTTTTTGCTCAAAGGAGTATGTTGGGGAAAAAAATTTGAGGCCTTTTATGCTCGATATCTATGACGATTTAAAAACCAAAGATCACCTGCCGGAAATCCCTGAATCTGAACTTTCTGATGAGAAGGTTTTAGTGGAACTGGCGGCGATCAAAAAACGCCTGGGCGACCGTGTGGTGGTGCTGGGTCACCATTACCAACAAGATGATGTTATCGCCTTCGCCGATATTACCGGCGACTCGCTGGAACTTGCCCGTAAAGCAGCAGAAATCAAAAATGCTGAGTACGTGATGTTCTGTGGAGTTCACTTCATGGCCGAAACTGCGGACATGCTGACGGGCCCTGAACAAAAAGTGATTCTTCCGGATCTACGTGCCGGATGTTCAATGGCCGATATGGCAAATCGTCGAGAGATCGATGTTGCCTGGGAGTACATGAAAAAATGTACGTCTGAGAAGATCGTTCCGATTACCTACATCAACTGTTCAGCAGCTTTGAAGAGTTTTGTGGGTGAGAATGATGGTTCAATTTGTACTTCTTCTAACGCCGAAAAAATTATCACTTGGGGTCTTAACCAAGGTGAGAAACTTTTATTCTTCCCGGATCAACACTTAGGACGAAACACTTGTCACAAGCTTGGTATCAAACTGGAAGACATGGTGGTGTATGATCCACGCCAACGTTTCGGCGGATTAACTCCTGAACAAATTCAAAAAGCAAAAGTGATTCTTTGGTACGGTTTCTGTTCGGTTCACCAAGGTTTCAATAAAGAACACATCGCTATGTGGAGACAGAAAGATCCGGAGCGTATCCTGATCGTTCACCCAGAGTGTAGCTTTGATGTGGTTCAGGGAGCTGACCTTGCTGGTTCAACTTCTTACATCATTAATCAAATTAAGGCCGCGAAACCGGGAACTAAGTTTGCTGTTGGGACTGAGATCAATCTCGTGAACCGTCTGGCCCAAGCTTATCCTCATCTTGATATTACTTCACTTTCACCATACCAGTGTCTCTGTACAACGATGTATCGTGTGCGTCCTCGTTGGTTACTTGAAAGTTTCCGCGCCATTGAACGTAATCAACCAATCAACGTAATTAAAGTTGATGACGTGACAAAGAAGTACGCGCTGAAAGCTCTCGATCAAATGCTTGCTATCTCTTAAGGAAAATATGATTTACGCTGACTATAATGGCTCTTCTCCCCTGCTAACTCCAGTTCGTGAATACTTAAAGAAACGACTGAATACTGATCTTTACGCCAATCCAAATGCGATTCATTCGATTAGCCAGAAGCTATCGAGAGGAATTGAGAAGTGTCGTGAAGTTATTGCAGAAGCAGTTGGCTGTTACCCTGATCAGATTTTCTTCAACTCTGGTTCGTCAGAAGGTATCTCGCATATTTTCCATTCAATTCTTGATCAAGCTGATGCTGGTAAGAAAATCATTATTACGAGTCCAATCGAGCACTCGGTGATTCCGAATGCTCTTGCTTACTACGAAGCGAAGAAAGGCTTCACACTTAAGCAAGTTGAGATCGATAAAGACGGTTTCGTACAGATTGCTAGTCTTGAAAAACTTCTTAATGAAAATAAAGGCAAAGTGGCCATGGTTACAATCATGGCGGCCAATAATGAAACTGGTGTGATTCAACCATACGTTGAGATGGCAAATCTTTGTCGTACTCATGGAGTGGAATTTTTCTCTGATACCACACAACTTATCGGCAAAGGTGAATTCAATTTCGAGAAATCGGGTCTTGATTACGCCGTATGCTCTGGTCACAAACTGGGCGCACTTTCTGGCTCTGGTTTTGTGGTTGTAAAAGAGCCACCAAAACTAAGTCCGCTAGTTTTCGGTAGTACTCAGGAACGTGGTCTTCGTGGTGGCACTCAACACTATCTCGGAATTGAGACGCTTGCGATCGCGATGAAAGATTTCTCCGACAATGCTCAAAAACTAAAAGCTCTTGAAGTTGAAAAACTGAAATTTGAAGCTGATATTAAAAAGGCCTTTCCTGAAGCAGTTATCGTAGGTGAAGGTGCTAAACGTCTCGCTGGAACAACTTTAATCGGGTATCCCGGCATTCACGGACAGGCAGTTCAGATTGAGCTC
Encoded here:
- a CDS encoding ParA family protein, which produces MKIITIGNNKGGVGKTMQCFQLVCHLANQGHRVLAIDLDSQANLSSTLGVNIQRTLIPEWLIGDVKVDEILSDAQGDYDFYKNIKLIASSRHMANLAKLLILSESEVRKNAGRKERLMKLRLKEVEDMFDYVVIDTPPMLGDELIMSLVASNLILIPTQAQDYSIDGLEELMDTFEIIKETENPALEFSIIPSMVNPRRKIERIRLEELGQSFNVTPTIRNLVDMQESVALKKPVFMFTNNSKGKQDYKALWDSLGLN
- the nadA gene encoding quinolinate synthase NadA, with product MLDIYDDLKTKDHLPEIPESELSDEKVLVELAAIKKRLGDRVVVLGHHYQQDDVIAFADITGDSLELARKAAEIKNAEYVMFCGVHFMAETADMLTGPEQKVILPDLRAGCSMADMANRREIDVAWEYMKKCTSEKIVPITYINCSAALKSFVGENDGSICTSSNAEKIITWGLNQGEKLLFFPDQHLGRNTCHKLGIKLEDMVVYDPRQRFGGLTPEQIQKAKVILWYGFCSVHQGFNKEHIAMWRQKDPERILIVHPECSFDVVQGADLAGSTSYIINQIKAAKPGTKFAVGTEINLVNRLAQAYPHLDITSLSPYQCLCTTMYRVRPRWLLESFRAIERNQPINVIKVDDVTKKYALKALDQMLAIS
- a CDS encoding cysteine desulfurase family protein, with translation MIYADYNGSSPLLTPVREYLKKRLNTDLYANPNAIHSISQKLSRGIEKCREVIAEAVGCYPDQIFFNSGSSEGISHIFHSILDQADAGKKIIITSPIEHSVIPNALAYYEAKKGFTLKQVEIDKDGFVQIASLEKLLNENKGKVAMVTIMAANNETGVIQPYVEMANLCRTHGVEFFSDTTQLIGKGEFNFEKSGLDYAVCSGHKLGALSGSGFVVVKEPPKLSPLVFGSTQERGLRGGTQHYLGIETLAIAMKDFSDNAQKLKALEVEKLKFEADIKKAFPEAVIVGEGAKRLAGTTLIGYPGIHGQAVQIELESHDIFVTTSAACTDNQPETSKVLKAMGVNDQIGRGVIRISLSYSHGEKEYSAMASALKAAYTKLRKIQSF